The nucleotide sequence AAGATCTTTTCCTATTATTTCTTTAATAACTCTAGGCCCAGCAAATCCAATCAGAGCACCTGGTTCAGCTATATTGATATCTCCCAGTAAAGAGTAAGAAGCTGTAACACCTCCCGTAGTTGGATCAGTTAAAACAGAAATATAAGGAATTTTAGCATCACGTAATTGGGTCAATCTAGCTATAGTTTTAGCCATTTGCATTAATGAAAAAGAGGATTCCATTATTCTTGCTCCTCCGGATTTAGAAATTAAAATATATGGATATTTTTTATTTATACAATATTTGATAGCTCTAGATATTTTTTCCCCTACTACGGATCCCATTGATCCCCCTATAAATGAAAAATCCATACAAGATATCACAACATTTATAGTTTTAATTTTTCCAACTCCTGTTCTAATAGCATCATATAAATCTGTTTTTTTTCTTGCTTCTTGAATTCTGTCTGTATATTTTTTATAATCTTTCCATTTTATAGGATCTTTGCTCATTATTTTGACATTCATTTCTAAAAATTCACCGTTATCAAAAAGAATTTCAAAATATTCTTTACTATGAATCCTTACATGATATCCATCTTCTGGACTAACATAAGCGTTTTTTTTTAATTCTTCCGTATCTATAATTTTTCCACTAGGAGTCCTATACCAAATTCCTTTTGGAAAATCTTTTCTATCATCTATAGATGTTAAAATATTTTTTTTTTTTCTTAAAAACCAAGCCATGGTCGTTTTTATAAAGTATTAATATTATTCATGAATTCGAAATATTTTTTTAAAGTTCTTTTAAAAGATTCCTCTCCTTTTCTTAACCATACTCTAGGATCATAATATTTTTTATTAGGAATATGTTCCCCTTTTGGGTTCCCTATTTGTTTTTTTAAATATTCCTTATTTTTATTCATATAATCTCGCACGCCACAAGTAAAAGCATATTGTAAGTCTGTGTCTATATTCATTTTCACAACTCCATAGCTAATTGCTTTTTGTATTTCTTTTACTGAAGATCCTGATCCGCCATGAAACACTAAAGAAACAGGTTTTATATTAGTATTAAATTTTTTTTGTATGTATTCTTGTGTGTTTTTTAAAATTTCAGTACGAAGGATGACATTTCCAGGTCTATAAACTCCATGTACATTTCCAAAAGAAGCTGCTATAATAAAATTATCACTAATTTTTATCAATCTTTCATAGGCATAAGCAACCTCTTCTGGTTGAGTATAAAGTTTATTGTTTTCTATATTTGAATTATCTATACCGTCTTCTTCTCCTCCAGTTACACCCAGCTCTATTTCAATAGTCATTTGACTTTTATTCATTCTATCAAAATATTGCTCACAAATATTAATATTATCTTTTAAAGATTCTTGAGAAAGATCTAACATATGTGAGCTAAATAACGTTTTTCCAAAACGTTTATAATATCTTTCATTAGCTTCTATTAATCCATCTATCCATGGAAGATGAGATTTAGAACAATGATCTGTATGCAGAAGAACCGTCGTTTTATAATATGAGGCTAATTCATGAACATGCATCGCACAAGCTATTGCTCCTTGAATTGCTGCTTTTTGGTTATCATTACATAATCCTTTTCCGGCATTGAAAACAGCTCCTCCATTAGATAATTGAATAATAACAGGAGAATTTACTTCTGCAGCGGTTTCCATTACAGAATTCATTGTATTAGATCCAATAATGTTCACAGCAGGTATGGAAAACATGTTTTCCTTAGCGTATTCGAATATTTCTTTCACAAGATTCCCAGTAGCTACTCCAAAAGGAAATTTTTTATACATGTGTTTAAAATTTGTTTTAATTAAAAAAGTATTTTTTTTATCTTTTTTAAAATATATGAAAAAATTTTCATAATTAATTTAATATGTTAATTATCCCATCTACACTAAAAATATACAACGCTTCAGCAGGTTCAGGAAAAACGACTTTTTTGGTAATTAATTATCTTTATGTTTTATTAAAAAGCCCTTATCCTGATGAGTTTAAAAAAGTTTTAGTTTTGACTTTCACCAAAAAGGCTTCTGAAGAAATGAAAAATCGCATTTTACAGTGCATTAAAGAATTTTCAAATAAAAAAATCAGAAAAGAATACCATTTTTTGTTCTATTATATAAAAAAAAAATTAAGCTTAACAAAGCATCAATTGTATCAGCGATCTGAAAAAATATTATTTTCCATATTACATGATTTCTATTGTTTTTCTAGAAACATAAGTACAATAGATAAATTTACTTATAATATTATAAAATCTTTTTCCTCAGAAAGAAAAGTAAATTTGGAAATGGATATAGATCAATTTTTATCAAAAGTTGTAGAAAATATATTATACAGATTAAATAATTCTGAAAAATGGTCAAATATTTTAATTCAATCTTCTTTAGAAAAACTAAAAAAAGGAAAAAACTGGGACTTAAGAAAAGAGTTATTAAAAATAGCTCATATAATGGTTGAAGAAAATAATTTTTTTTATGTAAAAAAAATTATGAATTCTTCTTTGGAAGATTTCATGCAATTAAAAAATATACTAATAAAAAGAACTAAAATATTTGAAAAAATATGCAAAAAAAAAGGAGAAGAATTTTTTGAACTTTTGAAAAAAAGTTCAATTCAAAAACATTCATTTATTCATTTAGATTTACCAAGATTATTTGAAAAATTTAAAAACGGGAATATATTTTTGAATCCTTTTAATAAACGTATTAAAAAATACGTTAAAAAGGGAGTCTTTTACTCTAAATTTTTTTCTGATGGAAATCAAAAAACACTAATCGAAAAAAATATAAAAAAAATAATTTTTTTATACGAAAAAACAAAATACATATATGAAAAAAATATATGCGACTATCTTTTGGACAAACTTTTTTTAAAAAACATAAACATATTATCAATAATACATGAAATAGAAAAAGAATTACATTCTGTAAAAAATGAAAAAAAAATTATTCTAAATACAGAATTAAATAAAATTCTTTATGAAAAAATTATTAAAGGAACATTTCCAAAAATATATGAAAAAATAGGCATGCAATATAAATATTATTTTATAGATGAATTTCAAGACATTTCATTTTTACAATGGCAAAATATTAGAATATTAGTTGAAAACGCATTATCAGAAAATGGATCAGCTATGATAGTAGGAGATCCGAAACAATCAATATATAGATGGCGCGGTGGTGATGCTAAACAGTTTATAAATTTAATACAATCTAAATCAATTTGTTATAAAAAAAATATAGAAACTATAGAAAATAATTTCCGTAGTTATAAAGAAATTGTAAAATTTAACAATTTATTTTATCAATCTATATCTAAAATATTCAATTCTACTATTTACCAAGATATATATAAAAATTACCAACAAAAAATACAGAAAAAATCTGGTGGATATGTAGAAATAAATTTTCTGAATGATTCTAATAATAATTACAAAGAACATGTTTATTCAAATGTAAAAAATAAAATAGAAAAATTATTAAAAAAAAAATATACATTATCAGATATTGCCATTTTAGTTAGAACTAATGAAGAAGGTCATTTTTTGTCTGAACAATTAGTAAGAGACGGTCTCCCTGTGAATACTTCTGTTTCTTTATTAATTAAAAATCATTTGGAAATACAAATTATCATAAATTTTTTTTACATTGTAGCTTATCCTCATTGTTATCAAAAGAGAGTTGTTTTAATTCTTTTATTAAAAAAATTCATTCGTACTAATAAAACTAATAAAAATGATCATGATTTCATTATGAAAATACTTTTTTTACCTTTAAATGCATTTATCAAAAAGATTATGTTGAAAAATTCATTAACATTAAACAAATTATATAATAAATCTATATATAATATTTCAGAAGAAATCATTGAATCTTTTGGACTATTAAATAAACAAAATTCTACATATATCTATTCTTTTTTGGATTTTGTTTATAGATCTATGAAAAAGGTGGGGAATTCTATTACGGGGTTCTTAGATTATTGGGAATTCAAAAAAGAAAAAGAAAGTGTTGTGATTTCGGATCACATTAATGCTGTTCGTATTATGACTATTCATAAATCTAAAGGATTGCAATTTCCTGTGGTACTTATTCCTTTCACAGATTGGAGTATTTATTCTTATAAAAATAAAGAGGAAGTTTGGATAGATGTAAATCCTCGTTTCTATAATGGATTAAATACTATTTATTTGGAAATAGAAACTTATTTTAAACATATTAAGCATGATAATAATATTCGTAATTTTTATGAAAATTATCTATCAAATATAATGTTTGATAATATCAATTTATTATATGTAGCAACCACACGTCCTATTGAACAACTTATTTTATTTTCAAAACTTAAAAATAATCAATCTATATCATTTTATATTAAAAATTTTTTATGTAAAAAAAGAATGTGGAATGAAAAAAAACATAAATATATTTTCGGAAAAGAATAAAAAAACTCTTAGTTTATTTAACATGTTTTTCTGCATGATAAGAAGATCTAACTAATGGCCCACTTTCTACATATTTAAATCCCATTTTTAATCCTACTTTTTTCAATTCTTTGAATTGTTCTGGTAAAACAAAAAAATGAACGGGATAATGCTTCAAGGAAGGTTGCAAATATTGCCCCATTGTCAGAATATCTACTTTAGATTTTCTGATATCTTTCATCGTTTCTATGATTTCTTCTTTTCTTTCCCCTAATCCTAACATAATTCCTGTTTTTGTCCGTATATTTTTGTCCTTTTCTTTTATATATCGTAAAACTTCAAGACTACGATCATATTTAGCTTGAACACGAATTTTTTTTGTTAATCTAGAAACCGTTTCCACATTATGAGAAATAACTTCTGGTTTAATCCCAATTATTTTATCTATTATTTTTTTTTCTCCTTTAAAATCGGGGATTAAAGCTTCTATTGTAATATTTGGATTAAAATCCCGTATTTTTTGTATAGTAAGAATCCAAATATCGGACCCCATATCCTGTAAATCATCTCTATTCACAGAAGTCAGTACAGCATGTTTTATTTTTAATATTTTTATAGATTTTGCTACCTTTTCTGGTTCTTTCCAGTCTATTTCATTAGGCCGTCCTGTTTTTACACCACAAAACCTACAAGATCTAGTACAAACATTTCCCAATATCATAAAAGTAGCGACCCCCTTATCCCAGCATTCTCCTATATTGGGGCAACTTCCACTCTGACAAATTGTATTCAATTTGTGCAAAGAAACTAACTTTTGTAATTCATGATAATTTTTACTCATTGGTAATTTTACTTTTATCCATTTTGGTTTTTTTTTAACGACATTCATGTTTTTTTTAATTTTTGTTATTATACTTTTTTTGATAAATTTGTAAAAATGGGTATTTTTTTGTTTATATGGAAGTGTTTGTTAGAGATATAGCTAATGTATTAGAAAATATAGCGCCTCTAGAATATGCAGATTCTTATGATAACGTTGGATTAATAGTAGGATCATTTTATAAAAGAGTAAAAAATGTATTGATTACTTTAGATCTCACTGAAAAAGTTTTATATGAATCTATAA is from Blattabacterium cuenoti and encodes:
- the accD gene encoding acetyl-CoA carboxylase, carboxyltransferase subunit beta; translated protein: MAWFLRKKKNILTSIDDRKDFPKGIWYRTPSGKIIDTEELKKNAYVSPEDGYHVRIHSKEYFEILFDNGEFLEMNVKIMSKDPIKWKDYKKYTDRIQEARKKTDLYDAIRTGVGKIKTINVVISCMDFSFIGGSMGSVVGEKISRAIKYCINKKYPYILISKSGGARIMESSFSLMQMAKTIARLTQLRDAKIPYISVLTDPTTGGVTASYSLLGDINIAEPGALIGFAGPRVIKEIIGKDLPKGFQTAEFLMDHGFIDLISSRTELKKNIYNLISMMI
- the fbaA gene encoding class II fructose-bisphosphate aldolase; amino-acid sequence: MYKKFPFGVATGNLVKEIFEYAKENMFSIPAVNIIGSNTMNSVMETAAEVNSPVIIQLSNGGAVFNAGKGLCNDNQKAAIQGAIACAMHVHELASYYKTTVLLHTDHCSKSHLPWIDGLIEANERYYKRFGKTLFSSHMLDLSQESLKDNINICEQYFDRMNKSQMTIEIELGVTGGEEDGIDNSNIENNKLYTQPEEVAYAYERLIKISDNFIIAASFGNVHGVYRPGNVILRTEILKNTQEYIQKKFNTNIKPVSLVFHGGSGSSVKEIQKAISYGVVKMNIDTDLQYAFTCGVRDYMNKNKEYLKKQIGNPKGEHIPNKKYYDPRVWLRKGEESFKRTLKKYFEFMNNINTL
- a CDS encoding UvrD-helicase domain-containing protein, which produces MLIIPSTLKIYNASAGSGKTTFLVINYLYVLLKSPYPDEFKKVLVLTFTKKASEEMKNRILQCIKEFSNKKIRKEYHFLFYYIKKKLSLTKHQLYQRSEKILFSILHDFYCFSRNISTIDKFTYNIIKSFSSERKVNLEMDIDQFLSKVVENILYRLNNSEKWSNILIQSSLEKLKKGKNWDLRKELLKIAHIMVEENNFFYVKKIMNSSLEDFMQLKNILIKRTKIFEKICKKKGEEFFELLKKSSIQKHSFIHLDLPRLFEKFKNGNIFLNPFNKRIKKYVKKGVFYSKFFSDGNQKTLIEKNIKKIIFLYEKTKYIYEKNICDYLLDKLFLKNINILSIIHEIEKELHSVKNEKKIILNTELNKILYEKIIKGTFPKIYEKIGMQYKYYFIDEFQDISFLQWQNIRILVENALSENGSAMIVGDPKQSIYRWRGGDAKQFINLIQSKSICYKKNIETIENNFRSYKEIVKFNNLFYQSISKIFNSTIYQDIYKNYQQKIQKKSGGYVEINFLNDSNNNYKEHVYSNVKNKIEKLLKKKYTLSDIAILVRTNEEGHFLSEQLVRDGLPVNTSVSLLIKNHLEIQIIINFFYIVAYPHCYQKRVVLILLLKKFIRTNKTNKNDHDFIMKILFLPLNAFIKKIMLKNSLTLNKLYNKSIYNISEEIIESFGLLNKQNSTYIYSFLDFVYRSMKKVGNSITGFLDYWEFKKEKESVVISDHINAVRIMTIHKSKGLQFPVVLIPFTDWSIYSYKNKEEVWIDVNPRFYNGLNTIYLEIETYFKHIKHDNNIRNFYENYLSNIMFDNINLLYVATTRPIEQLILFSKLKNNQSISFYIKNFLCKKRMWNEKKHKYIFGKE
- the lipA gene encoding lipoyl synthase; the protein is MNVVKKKPKWIKVKLPMSKNYHELQKLVSLHKLNTICQSGSCPNIGECWDKGVATFMILGNVCTRSCRFCGVKTGRPNEIDWKEPEKVAKSIKILKIKHAVLTSVNRDDLQDMGSDIWILTIQKIRDFNPNITIEALIPDFKGEKKIIDKIIGIKPEVISHNVETVSRLTKKIRVQAKYDRSLEVLRYIKEKDKNIRTKTGIMLGLGERKEEIIETMKDIRKSKVDILTMGQYLQPSLKHYPVHFFVLPEQFKELKKVGLKMGFKYVESGPLVRSSYHAEKHVK